Genomic segment of Salminus brasiliensis chromosome 16, fSalBra1.hap2, whole genome shotgun sequence:
atggggTGAAACTGatctattttgtgtgtgtgtgtgtgtgtgtttggcggGGGGGGTGGGTCGGGGCTGAAGGAAAGGTTGTAATTCAGCCAAGCTCCACACAGAGAACCGGTGTAGAACATTATCACTGTTCTGTCAGAGTGTGCGGTTCTCCTGTCTGAGTGCGGTTCTCAgcctgtctgtgtttctgcttCTCCAGATCATCGCCTTCGACGAGCTGCGGACAGACTTCAAAAACCCCATCGACCAGAGCAACCCCACCAGAGCGGTACTGCACAACACACAGCCGCCCACCCCTACCCTACACACAGCCCCCCTCCCAACACACAGCCGCCCACCCCTACCCTACAcacaacccccctcccctccaaaCACACTGCCCCCTTCTACCTACCTTACAcacagccccccacccccctcccaacACACTGCACCCTACCACCTACCCTACACTCAGGTGTTCTGTAACAATGGAAATGGATGTACTGTAACAAtagagtgtgagagtgtaacCATAGAGACAGGTGTAGGCCACAGTTCCAGCACTATAGGTGTGTTTGtttcctgcagagagagagaatcctgAACATCGAGAGGATTTGTAACCTGCTGAGGAGGGTGAGAACAGCTCcgtaccaccaccaccaccattcttcaccaccaccatcattcttcaccacACCACAAACATTCTTCACCACCAttcttcaccaccaccaccaccatcattcttaaccaccaccaccacctttttaccatcattcttcaccaccaccaccatcattcttcaccatcattcttcaccaccaccaccatcattcttcaccatcattcttcaccaccaccaccatcattcttcaccatcattcttcatcaccaccaccaccatcaccaccaccaccatcaccacaatCAGCACCATAAGGACCATCACCCTCACtactccagcaccatcaccactaTTACCATCATTTTCACCATCtctgacattattattatctcCATAACAATCATAATAATCACCAATGTCCCCATCACAGTCAACACCATCATCACTCCATAATGCAATAGTTCAGCTGCAGAaactctgcatctctctctctctctctctctctctctctctctcgctctctctctcacaccatcAGTGAGTCAcatcctctctcactttcaccctatagtgtgtgtgtgtgtgtgtgtgtgtgtgtgtgttcagtgttcctGTACAGATTGTACAAATATCCCTCCTGCTGTGTAggacagtgttcagtgtgtcaGTCTGCAGACTGTGAACTGGAGCAGCTGTACAGACGGACACGCTCCGCTCAGTTCTGTCTCCCTTCAGACTGAGGTGTGTTTAATGGCCTCTCGTCAGCGCGAGAGAGCATCTCTCCGGTCAGACGGACTGTCCTCCTATCAGTCTGCAGCCAGTTCCATTCAAACAATTCCGCTTTTGTCTGTTTGGTCGGGGTTTGGTCTGTCCACTCCTGCTGTTCTAGAGGTcaggtcaagtcaaatttatttgtgtagctttttataactgttgtcgtcacaaagcagctttacagaattagtaattagtaaaagacagaaaaaaagaagacatgaaggatccaagacccccagtgagcagccaacggccaCAGTGACAAAGAACtccttcagagctggaggaagaaaccttgggaggaatcaAGCCTTACAagagggacccgacccgtcctcctctgatcagaactatttgtagattattgataaaagttaccaaaccatctaaactgttgaaccactctgatcataatcataatatattaatcatggtctAGTATAATTTAATATAGTCATGGAGTAACTGGCCCGGTCGGAGTGTGGAATATGTGGGTGGAACTCTATGATAACTCACACAGTGTGCAGTAGTGTATGGTAGTGTATGGTAGTGTGTTATATACAGTAAGTGTGCACCCactaaggctgtgtgtgtgtgtgatatacaGGGTGAAGTAAACTGATTCTGTCactgaaatgtgtgtttgtgtttggcaGCTGGTCGTTCCTGAATATTCCATACATGGTCTTTTCTGCCTCATGTTCATGTGTGCGGGCGAGTGGGTCACCCTGGGCCTTAACATCCCTCTGCTCTTCTATCACCTGTGGAGGTAAAACCAACTAAAACACAAccacacactactgtacactactatacattactacacactactatacattactacacactactgtacactactgtacattactacacactactgtacattACTATACATTACTACACACTACTGTATACTACcacacactactgcacactactgggtgtgtggatgtgtgtgttgtggtgtgtgtgtgtgtgtgttactgtggtgTCTGGGTGGGTTTGTTGTGGTGTGTGGGTATGCTGGTGCCCGTGGTCTCCTGCTCCCAGAGGAAGCAGCTGGCCGTCTGCTGCTGTGAGCGTGGTGTTGGGTGAAGTGGCTGGGAGCTGTAATTCCACTGCTGTCCATCACAGCTTTACCTGCAGTTTTCCTCCTGTCTGTGATCCTGCAGGTTTTTCCACCGGCCGGCGGACGGGTCAGAGGTCATGTATGATCCGGTCAGTGTGATGAATGCAGACATCCTGAATTACTGCCAGAAAGAGTCCTGGTGCAAACTGGGCTTCTACCTGCTCTCCTTCTTCTACTACCTGTACAGGTGAAtctcccacatacacacacacacctccttttTGAActaataatcattaataatcaataatcattcAATCTGAAAGCTAAAGGTCAGGTTTACAAAGGCCAAAGGCTCTTAGTGCTGTAGACTGGTGCACTTTCCCAACAggggggaattgaaccccagtctgctACAAGGAGAGCGGTGTTGGTATACAGCACAGAGCCCACTAGCATGCTGTCAGCTAAG
This window contains:
- the cnih2 gene encoding protein cornichon homolog 2, producing MAFTFAAFCYMLTLVLCAALIFFVIWQIIAFDELRTDFKNPIDQSNPTRARERILNIERICNLLRRLVVPEYSIHGLFCLMFMCAGEWVTLGLNIPLLFYHLWRFFHRPADGSEVMYDPVSVMNADILNYCQKESWCKLGFYLLSFFYYLYSMVYALVSF